Proteins encoded within one genomic window of Candidatus Woesearchaeota archaeon:
- a CDS encoding DUF4139 domain-containing protein, which yields MSFSKRNAIKTAILGSIIAGVSLASSIMPSSATQKTKLSIYNNSYALVNEQIALYLKKGETKFRIEIPEGTDLESVFLRSLGTGFEMVEQNFTPGEITEELLLKDYLGKNIVVFMKNNNTPRSGLLLQESGALYLKKDTSIIEIKPDEIAAISYPNARSYAREPSLEWVIESSKATEGNFNLNFITKGITWNADYFAVLNKNESKINLESIVTLTNNSGKDFNDSNVTLVAGQINFQGGNTLPDYRKDEAVSAPTGSGVIQQDVFEYHSYILPSSVDLKDSGTRQVDFIDAQGIPVKKDISISFNEYYSYSSDIQKANADIKIILTNDDKSNLGMPLPAGTIKFYQEDANSMLDFIGEASIGHTSKGDTLELAIGKAFDIKGEKKQIKYSETGTKEYREITQGYLISVKNAKLTDEAVSVFERIPANSTIVSSSAKYEQISTTLVKFTLNAPAEGSAELKYELVQTIK from the coding sequence CATTATTGCCGGGGTTTCACTTGCATCAAGCATAATGCCGAGTTCTGCAACACAGAAGACAAAGCTTTCAATATACAATAACAGCTACGCGCTTGTAAATGAGCAGATAGCTCTTTACCTGAAAAAGGGAGAGACAAAATTTAGAATTGAAATACCTGAGGGGACAGACCTGGAAAGCGTTTTTCTGCGCTCACTTGGAACTGGGTTTGAGATGGTTGAGCAGAACTTCACGCCAGGAGAGATAACAGAAGAGCTTCTTCTGAAGGACTACCTCGGAAAAAACATTGTGGTTTTCATGAAGAATAACAACACGCCACGATCTGGACTTCTCCTGCAGGAAAGCGGCGCATTATACCTGAAGAAGGACACATCAATAATTGAAATAAAGCCCGATGAGATTGCTGCAATAAGCTATCCCAATGCGCGCTCATACGCAAGGGAGCCAAGCCTTGAATGGGTAATAGAAAGCAGCAAGGCAACAGAGGGGAATTTCAACCTGAATTTCATAACAAAGGGAATAACATGGAATGCGGACTATTTTGCAGTGCTGAACAAGAATGAAAGCAAAATCAACCTGGAGAGCATAGTTACTCTTACCAACAACTCTGGAAAAGATTTCAATGACTCAAATGTAACGCTTGTAGCAGGGCAGATCAATTTTCAGGGAGGAAACACACTTCCTGATTACAGAAAGGACGAGGCAGTATCAGCCCCGACAGGAAGCGGTGTTATCCAGCAGGATGTGTTTGAATACCACAGCTACATCCTTCCTTCAAGCGTAGACCTTAAGGACTCTGGGACAAGGCAGGTTGACTTCATAGATGCGCAAGGCATTCCTGTGAAAAAAGACATTTCAATATCCTTCAATGAGTATTACAGCTATTCTTCAGACATACAGAAGGCAAACGCAGACATAAAGATAATCCTGACAAATGATGACAAGTCAAATCTGGGAATGCCGCTACCTGCAGGAACAATAAAGTTCTATCAGGAAGATGCGAATTCAATGCTTGACTTCATAGGAGAGGCAAGCATCGGGCACACCTCAAAAGGCGACACCCTGGAACTGGCAATCGGAAAGGCGTTTGACATAAAGGGGGAGAAAAAGCAGATTAAATACTCTGAAACAGGCACAAAGGAATACAGAGAAATAACGCAGGGCTACCTGATAAGCGTGAAAAATGCAAAATTAACTGATGAAGCCGTATCTGTCTTTGAGAGGATACCTGCCAACTCAACAATTGTTTCATCCTCGGCAAAGTATGAGCAGATAAGCACAACCCTTGTGAAATTCACGCTGAATGCACCTGCTGAGGGCTCAGCAGAGCTTAAGTATGAGCTTGTCCAGACAATAAAGTGA